From Deltaproteobacteria bacterium, one genomic window encodes:
- a CDS encoding YeeE/YedE family protein — protein sequence MNDERNDSVMAGLLRQAYQKIFFENWPIWFGGVLIGIMSVITFAWARPWGVAGGLRNWGDWFFSLVGIYQVPPLSPLISTNSILTLGLLWGAFGAALMSKQFAIRMAPPLELLKGVVGGTLMGIGAAMAGGCNVGGFYTAFSALSLGGLAMMVGLFVGAYLGLRYIYWELEHLPSGASGAGQSKKRENAFNWLRIEPYMGAAVFIFAVFCAWLYTRQALTRVGGLLLCGIAFGVIIQRCRFCFVRGFRDPFMTGEGEVPRGIAISLMISVLGFAVLKWTGLRGEAVYVTQTFWFGSLVGGIVFGFGMVVAGGCGSGSVWRAGEGQIKLIIAVICFSLSTSLFKTLINSSEGFTALIGTRAFMPHYFTYMWTLVILFLILCAYYLLATWNEETDKFTVEM from the coding sequence ATGAATGATGAACGTAACGACAGTGTAATGGCCGGTCTTTTGAGGCAGGCCTATCAGAAAATCTTTTTTGAAAACTGGCCCATATGGTTCGGCGGTGTCCTGATCGGCATCATGAGTGTGATCACCTTTGCCTGGGCCAGACCATGGGGCGTGGCCGGCGGGCTCAGGAACTGGGGGGACTGGTTCTTCAGCCTGGTGGGGATTTACCAGGTTCCGCCGCTTTCCCCGCTCATTTCCACCAATTCAATCCTGACCCTGGGACTTCTCTGGGGCGCCTTTGGCGCAGCGCTGATGTCCAAACAATTTGCCATTCGAATGGCGCCCCCCCTGGAACTCCTCAAGGGCGTCGTGGGCGGAACCCTGATGGGCATCGGGGCGGCCATGGCCGGCGGCTGCAATGTGGGTGGTTTTTATACGGCCTTCAGCGCCCTCTCTCTTGGCGGGCTTGCCATGATGGTGGGGCTATTCGTCGGCGCTTATCTGGGGCTCCGATATATATACTGGGAGCTGGAGCACCTGCCGTCAGGGGCCTCCGGCGCGGGTCAGTCCAAGAAAAGGGAAAACGCCTTTAATTGGCTTCGCATTGAGCCTTATATGGGTGCGGCCGTATTTATCTTTGCCGTATTTTGCGCCTGGCTTTATACCCGCCAGGCCCTTACCCGGGTTGGGGGACTCCTCCTGTGCGGCATTGCCTTCGGAGTGATCATTCAAAGATGCCGGTTCTGTTTTGTCCGGGGGTTCAGGGATCCCTTCATGACCGGCGAGGGGGAGGTGCCCAGGGGTATCGCCATCAGCCTCATGATAAGCGTCCTGGGCTTTGCGGTCCTGAAATGGACCGGCCTCAGGGGGGAAGCGGTCTACGTGACCCAGACCTTCTGGTTCGGGAGCCTGGTGGGCGGCATTGTCTTCGGCTTCGGCATGGTAGTGGCAGGAGGCTGTGGAAGCGGTTCGGTCTGGAGGGCCGGGGAAGGTCAGATCAAGCTCATCATCGCCGTGATCTGTTTTTCCCTGTCCACATCCCTTTTCAAGACCCTGATCAATTCCTCCGAAGGATTCACGGCCCTGATCGGCACCAGGGCGTTTATGCCGCATTATTTCACTTACATGTGGACCCTGGTGATCCTGTTCCTGATCCTTTGCGCCTATTATCTCCTTGCCACGTGGAATGAGGAAACCGACAAGTTCACTGTTGAAATGTAA
- a CDS encoding sulfurtransferase TusA family protein, with product MTTDITPDETLDCRGLSCPMPLLKTKKTVGKMKSGQVLEILGTDPGTKNDLPGFAKKAGHEYLGEKDDDGFTHFYLKVK from the coding sequence ATGACCACCGACATTACACCGGATGAAACCTTGGACTGCAGAGGGCTGAGCTGCCCCATGCCGCTGCTTAAGACAAAAAAAACCGTGGGCAAGATGAAGTCGGGTCAAGTCCTTGAGATATTGGGCACGGACCCCGGCACGAAAAACGACCTTCCCGGCTTTGCCAAAAAGGCCGGGCACGAATACCTCGGCGAAAAGGATGATGATGGATTCACCCACTTTTATCTCAAGGTGAAATAG
- a CDS encoding sigma-54 dependent transcriptional regulator translates to MEHTKILIVDDELIMRESLAGWLQRDGYHVEKAASGEEALEMLKGVKFDILLVDMKMEGMSGLDVLRSVRESDPDVAVVIITAFGSISTAIDAMKQGAYDYLLKPFDPNELGMLIEKIVQRQARERETLFLKEEYRERTRFENMIGQAPSMQKVFDLVQDVAPNDATVLILGETGTGKGLAARAIHTQSPRSEGPFVVVNCGAFPEHLLESELFGYQKGAFTDAKTTKKGRLELAHQGTLFLDEIGEISMRMQIDLLRVLEDRVFYRVGGTQPIEADFRVIAATNKNLEEAIKERTFREDLYYRLNVIAFAMPPLRERKEDIPLLAEHFLRRFAQETNKDIDQISREAMDEMMLYEWPGNVRELENAIERAVVIGKERKIMPEDLPIFRQEYIESVEDQSLKSVEREHIAHVLKKNGWNISKSAEILGIDRTTLYNKIRRYGIERAD, encoded by the coding sequence ATGGAGCATACCAAGATCCTTATTGTGGATGATGAATTGATCATGCGGGAATCCCTGGCCGGATGGCTTCAACGGGACGGGTACCATGTGGAGAAGGCGGCCAGTGGAGAAGAAGCCCTGGAAATGCTGAAGGGCGTCAAGTTCGACATCCTCCTGGTGGACATGAAGATGGAAGGGATGAGCGGCCTGGACGTACTGCGGAGTGTCCGGGAGAGCGATCCGGACGTGGCCGTGGTGATCATTACGGCGTTCGGTTCCATCTCCACGGCCATCGATGCCATGAAACAGGGGGCCTATGACTATCTTCTGAAACCCTTTGATCCCAATGAACTGGGGATGCTCATTGAGAAAATCGTGCAGCGTCAGGCCAGGGAGCGGGAAACCCTCTTTCTTAAAGAGGAGTACAGGGAGAGGACCCGGTTCGAAAATATGATCGGGCAGGCTCCTTCTATGCAGAAGGTATTTGATTTGGTGCAGGACGTGGCCCCCAACGATGCGACGGTGTTGATCCTGGGCGAGACCGGAACGGGCAAGGGTCTTGCGGCGAGGGCGATCCATACCCAGAGCCCCCGTTCAGAGGGACCTTTTGTGGTGGTCAACTGCGGCGCCTTTCCAGAGCATCTTCTGGAAAGCGAGTTATTCGGATATCAGAAAGGGGCCTTTACCGATGCCAAGACCACCAAGAAGGGCCGGCTGGAACTGGCCCACCAGGGGACCCTCTTCCTGGATGAGATCGGCGAGATCAGCATGCGGATGCAGATCGACCTCTTGCGAGTCCTGGAGGACAGGGTGTTTTACCGGGTGGGGGGCACACAGCCGATAGAGGCGGACTTTCGGGTCATCGCCGCCACCAACAAGAACCTGGAGGAGGCGATCAAGGAACGAACCTTTCGGGAAGATCTCTATTATCGGTTGAATGTGATCGCTTTTGCCATGCCGCCGCTGAGGGAACGGAAAGAGGATATCCCTCTCCTGGCGGAACATTTTCTCAGGCGTTTTGCCCAGGAGACCAACAAGGATATCGACCAGATCAGCCGTGAGGCCATGGACGAAATGATGCTGTATGAATGGCCGGGGAACGTGCGGGAGCTGGAAAACGCCATTGAGAGGGCGGTGGTTATCGGCAAGGAAAGAAAGATTATGCCCGAGGACCTCCCCATCTTCCGCCAGGAATATATTGAGTCTGTCGAGGATCAATCCCTGAAATCAGTGGAGCGGGAGCATATCGCCCATGTACTCAAAAAGAACGGATGGAACATCTCCAAAAGCGCAGAGATCCTGGGCATTGACCGGACCACCCTGTATAACAAGATCCGGCGCTACGGCATAGAGAGGGCGGACTAA